One region of Quercus lobata isolate SW786 chromosome 2, ValleyOak3.0 Primary Assembly, whole genome shotgun sequence genomic DNA includes:
- the LOC115973807 gene encoding AT-hook motif nuclear-localized protein 10-like gives MRLSFSFDDNTVYKPLSPATNAAGTTIAAATTLPTYQLDGGGGGGAVNVNVNMGNMSGGEQANRKRRRPRKYGLDGSMALGLTPTAQPVPIAQTQSSGGGGFSSPHPAPAPPSAPASLPSRGSAPPTSFKKARGKLPGSNSKKHQLEALGTYFLLNLYLGLLFKV, from the coding sequence ATGCGCTTGAGTTTTAGTTTCGACGACAACACTGTTTACAAGCCCCTCTCTCCCGCAACAAACGCCGCAGGTACGACAatagcagcagcaacaacattACCAACTTACCAACTtgatggtggaggtggtggtggggCTGTGAATGTGAATGTGAATATGGGGAATATGAGTGGTGGAGAGCAAGCTAATAGGAAAAGAAGGAGACCCAGAAAGTATGGTCTAGATGGGTCTATGGCTTTGGGTCTCACTCCTACGGCTCAGCCTGTACCTATAGCTCAGACTCAGTCAAGTGGTGGAGGTGGGTTTTCATCTCCTCATCCAGCTCCAGCTCCTCCTTCGGCTCCAGCATCGCTTCCTTCTAGAGGATCAGCGCCACCCACTTCGTTCAAGAAAGCTAGGGGCAAACTGCCTGGTTCTAATAGCAAGAAGCACCAATTGGAAGCTTTGGGtacttattttttgttgaatctATATTTGGGTTtgctttttaaagtttaa